TCTGCAGTTTGTCCTGATCTCTCCAGAATCTCCCGTAAGAACTCCTATTTCACCCATTTTCTGCATCGCTTCGGCAAAACTCTCTTTGAATAATTTATTGTTGTATGCAAAATCTGACACAATCGACCTGGTTGATCCATCGCGAATCAAGTTGTCATCAATTCTAAGGATTGCTCGTTGCTGTATCATCTGTCTATAGATTTCATTGTCTACTCTAAATGGCGTATTTTGGTCCATGAACACTGATGGGTCGTTCGGGCCACGACATGACTTCTTTAACTTAGCTCTCAGTTTGCTGTCCATTTTAGGATCCTTAATCCTATCCTGAAAAAGACTACAATGTGCAACACCGACAGTGTGGCCACCACCAATAAGTGCAACCATGGTGCTTACATTAAAACCTATAGATTTAAATGCTTTGATTGATGTAGCCACGGAAACTGTTGGTCCTAGCAATTTAACATCACTAGGGTTTGATCTTAATCCATCGCGTCTTCCTGTTCGTACTTTGAACTTTGGACCACCCGCTAATGCAATCGAGTCTCTGGTGGCTATAGTTACAATGTCTGCGCAAGAGACTGTTTTCGGGCAAACAAGCTCGAGTTCTTTCTTAGCTTCATCTATGATCTCGAAACCTCTCACCCCTGCATTTCGCCCGACGCTTTTCTCTGATGGTCTTTCGGTTGTTGGGTCGATCAAGAGGGAAGCATCACAACCCTACACAAGA
This sequence is a window from Arabidopsis thaliana chromosome 1 sequence. Protein-coding genes within it:
- a CDS encoding Peroxidase superfamily protein (Peroxidase superfamily protein; FUNCTIONS IN: peroxidase activity, heme binding; INVOLVED IN: oxidation reduction, response to oxidative stress; LOCATED IN: endomembrane system; EXPRESSED IN: root; CONTAINS InterPro DOMAIN/s: Haem peroxidase (InterPro:IPR010255), Plant peroxidase (InterPro:IPR000823), Peroxidase, active site (InterPro:IPR019794), Haem peroxidase, plant/fungal/bacterial (InterPro:IPR002016); BEST Arabidopsis thaliana protein match is: Peroxidase superfamily protein (TAIR:AT4G26010.1); Has 4240 Blast hits to 4214 proteins in 248 species: Archae - 0; Bacteria - 0; Metazoa - 1; Fungi - 107; Plants - 4078; Viruses - 0; Other Eukaryotes - 54 (source: NCBI BLink).) → MRAIAAWFFIFCYLVPSVFAQLRHGFYEGTCPPAESIVGRVVFNHWDRNRTVTAALLRMQFHDCVVKGCDASLLIDPTTERPSEKSVGRNAGVRGFEIIDEAKKELELVCPKTVSCADIVTIATRDSIALAGGPKFKVRTGRRDGLRSNPSDVKLLGPTVSVATSIKAFKSIGFNVSTMVALIGGGHTVGVAHCSLFQDRIKDPKMDSKLRAKLKKSCRGPNDPSVFMDQNTPFRVDNEIYRQMIQQRAILRIDDNLIRDGSTRSIVSDFAYNNKLFKESFAEAMQKMGEIGVLTGDSGEIRTNCRAFNN